Proteins co-encoded in one Yamadazyma tenuis chromosome 1, complete sequence genomic window:
- the PMU1_1 gene encoding putative phosphoglycerate mutase pmu1 (EggNog:ENOG503NWTI; COG:G), with protein sequence MSLLIPTAQDYKDARAGYDLLPAYRESLEQRRHEKTDEGKPKFGWEFSVEPGFFHQSDDSTDDLNFNYATHDFGRKEPWDELTARLARLNGQSATTKYKLLFLARHGQGFHNVIVSKYGSAEWHRKWHRLGRDGDVEYAPDPRLTRLGEAQGRENHAVWRAQLAAGCPLPTRYVASPLQRSCNTLLLTMGGLWPENTAVEVVESVREIIGYHLCNKRSTKTQILERFSSHGFVTEPGFTEEDELYTEQEEKFDDMCFRMNGFLQRAFDEWDDSVLNVTSHGGTIKCLLAVVGHRNFTISTGGMIPVVVKATRTQERL encoded by the coding sequence ATGTCCCTTCTAATACCTACCGCACAGGACTACAAGGACGCTAGGGCTGGGTACGATCTCCTACCCGCGTACCGTGAGCTGCTAGAACAACGGCGCCACGAGAAAACTGACGAGGGAAAGCCCAAATTTGGATGGGAATTCAGTGTGGAGCCGGGGTTCTTCCACCAGAGCGACGACAGCACTGACGACCTAAACTTCAACTACGCTACACATGATTTCGGGCGCAAAGAGCCGTGGGACGAGCTCACGGCGCGGCTTGCGCGATTGAACGGTCAGtcggccaccaccaaatacAAGCTTTTGTTCCTTGCTCGTCATGGACAGGGATTCCACAATGTAATTGTGTCCAAGTACGGGCTGGCGGAGTGGCACCGCAAATGGCACCGGCTTGGGCGCGACGGGGACGTGGAGTACGCCCCGGATCCGCGGTTGACTCGGTTGGGTGAGGCCCAGGGGCGCGAGAACCACGCGGTGTGGCGCGCCCAGTTGGCGGCAGGGTGCCCGCTCCCCACGCGGTACGTGGCGCTGCCGCTTCAGCGGTCGTGCAATACATTGCTACTCACAATGGGCGGGTTGTGGCCCGAAAACACggcggtggaggtggtggagtcgGTGCGAGAAATCATCGGCTACCACTTGTGCAACAAGCGGTCAACAAAAACCCAAATTCTCGAGCGGTTTAGCAGCCATGGGTTTGTCACTGAACCAGGGTTTACCGAGGAAGATGAGTTGTACACAGAGCAGGAAGAGAAATTTGACGACATGTGTTTTCGAATGAACGGGTTTTTGCAGAGGGCTTTTGATGAGTGGGATGATAGTGTGCTAAATGTGACTTCACACGGCGGTACAATCAAGTGTCttttggcggtggtgggCCACCGTAACTTCACGATTTCCACTGGAGGAATGATTCCGGTAGTGGTGAAAGCCACTAGAACCCAGGAGAGGTTGTAG
- the PRP21 gene encoding SF3a splicing factor complex subunit (EggNog:ENOG503NV6A; COG:A; BUSCO:EOG09264RIE): protein MTGDGIPEDITVPPPDVRAVIDKTAEYVLKNGDSFETRLKANADSTTKFPFMFSTDAHYPYYQWKLGRHQVETKTPASTTSTKKLPEPPPLEFLSELPTVSPYDLTIIKLTALFVAHNGDKYQQELSHHQISRGNKAQFEFMNTSHSLYPVFQVFLHQYKRTIEVLLQNSSFVPLLPDSYHRAKHSKLNQVQHDTQKKERLARQTRYASVDWQDFTIVGKIEFDDIDKVTELAMPLKREDLIYRSLEAKAKAIEMPPVAVPATAGPDPELEAVSTVPKGMKVKSAGESRLKRKDKEPTIKCPITGKAIAESAFDEHIRILLRDPNYEQQKKNYIDKNFRYGSNLTNDEVYQNIKRLSRKRGSAPVPGTTVKRVGPSDK, encoded by the coding sequence ATGACTGGCGATGGCATTCCTGAAGATATCACCGTGCCACCACCAGACGTGCGGGCGGTCATCGACAAGACAGCTGAGTACGTTCTCAAGAACGGAGACTCATTTGAGACTCGTTTGAAGGCCAACGCCGACCTGACCACCAAGTTCCCGTTCATGTTTAGCACCGATGCCCATTATCCATATTACCAGTGGAAGCTAGGACGCCACCAGGTGGAGACCAAAACACCCGccagcaccaccagcaccaagAAGCTCCCAGAGCCACCACCGTTGGAGTTTTTGTCCGAGCTCCCCACGGTTTCGCCGTACGATTTGACTATCATCAAGCTCACGGCGTTGTTTGTGGCCCATAATGGCGACAAATACCAACAAGAACTCTCCCACCACCAGATTTCCAGGGGAAACAAGGCCCAGTTCGAGTTCATGAACACATCCCATTCGTTGTACCCCGTGTTCCAAGTGTTTTTGCACCAATATAAACGGACTATCGAGGTGCTCCTCCAAAACTCGCTGTTTGTGCCATTACTCCCAGATCTGTACCACCGGGCCAAACACAGCAAGTTGAACCAGGTCCAGCACGACACGCAGAAGAAGGAGCGGCTAGCACGACAGACGCGGTACGCCTCGGTCGACTGGCAGGACTTCACCATTGTCGGGAAGATCgagtttgatgatatcgacAAGGTAACAGAGCTTGCAATGCCACTAAAACGAGAAGACTTGATCTACCGGTCGCTTGAGGCCAAGGCCAAGGCGATAGAGATGCCTCCCGTGGCAGTACCAGCCACCGCTGGGCCTGATCCCGAACTTGAAGCTGTTTCAACGGTTCCCAAAGGCATGAAGGTCAAACTGGCAGGAGAATCTCGGCTCAAGCGCAAAGACAAAGAACCCACGATAAAATGTCCCATCACCGGCAAGGCCATTGCCGAGCTGGCATTTGACGAACACATTCGGATTCTTCTCCGAGACCCTAATTATGAACAGCAGAAAAAGAACTACATTGACAAGAACTTTCGGTACGGCAGTAACTTGACAAACGATGAGGTTTACCAAAACATCAAGCGATTGTCCCGTAAACGAGGATCAGCCCCGGTACCAGGCACAACCGTCAAGCGAGTGGGGCCTTCTGATAAATAA
- a CDS encoding uncharacterized protein (EggNog:ENOG503NX0X; COG:O) — translation MEKDVSTTHQDHEFPSQSASDVESISSDDSFTTQLDQIGRLNLLNSLSFSSYLPNLALELPSFDYKRIPDLSDTRKFIRSYTSAFSSDGNPHRHISSIRTIISSRLQMTNILNDLNLGISLASAIDRLQPLKDVIREAVMLPVDDDYVPAGPEAEVVTEPTGIADIVSEQDKTPFLNELVIPEEDLREHQRHHQRYHQGSKRRKRARQVRSAESSRVSSELDIEGLSLEETRELTNLDSLDDLYKERVLRNKIQKIQRLDAISQVSKNKLVTRLMMGNYYKYVNERLSKDDQISDLSQLKLPSDNEDEEDDYGEDEDETDSCLESAPLPHDEIEVSEEDEVMLTEKDKLPSYHDAHHQVLGCPHYQRNCKIECPTCLKWFPCRFCHDQVSDHKLVRSDVRHILCMFCTTPQEPNEQYCIECEKELANYVCFKCKLYDNDYKKDIYHCDKCGICRLGLGLGKDYFHCDTCNICLSIDLKHSHKCLNDTTHCDCPICSEYLFTSVTKVVFMKCGHSIHDLCYKELTQHSYKCPICKKTVVNMDTQFRILDQEILQQPLPLPYKLWRCIVSCNDCKGKCNVAYHLLGLKCKYCNSYNTTQLKLIKPEEETEDEVPGNDSVDRMKLVQTSLSDNFLIGNDVDHDGEGHNRSLTEGESELADVSDEDDKAHEQNLVNIKRFTHRLLNRSGDNEMSYVTSLFQRYINQTLKSDGETDTSKEMPRA, via the coding sequence ATGGAGAAGGACGTTTCCACCACCCACCAAGACCACGAGTTCCCCTCCCAGCTGGCGTCAGACGTGGAGTCTATCTCGTCGGATGACTCGTTCACCACTCAGCTCGACCAGATTGGCCGACTCAACCTCCTAAACTCCCTTTCCTTCTCATCCTATTTGCCCAACTTGGCGCTAGAATTGCCATCTTTTGACTACAAACGAATTCCCGACCTCAGTGACACCCGCAAGTTTATCCGCAGCTACACCTCTGCCTTCTCGAGCGATGGGAACCCACATCGACATATCAGCTCCATCCGAACAATTATCTCTTCTCGTCTCCAAATGACAAACATCCtcaacgacttgaacttggggATTTCGTTGGCATCAGCCATCGACCGGCTTCAGCCGCTAAAGGACGTGATCCGCGAAGCCGTTATGTTACCGGTGGATGACGACTACGTTCCCGCGGGGCCTGAGGCCGAAGTGGTGACAGAACCGACAGGAATCGCTGATATTGTCAGCGAGCAGGACAAAACGCCGTTTttgaacgagttggtgATCCCCGAAGAGGATCTTCGTGAGCACCAGCGGCACCACCAGCGGTACCATCAGGGGAGTAAGCGGCGGAAGCGGGCTCGCCAGGTGCGGTCAGCAGAGTCCAGCCGTGTCAGTAGTGAACTTGATATCGAAGGCTTGAGTCTCGAGGAAACCCGGGAGTTAACCAACTTGGACTCGTTGGACGACCTTTACAAAGAGCGGGTGTTGCGTAATAAGATCCAGAAGATTCAACGATTGGATGCCATCAGCCAGGTGctgaagaacaagttggtgaccCGACTCATGATGGGAAACTACTACAAATATGTGAATGAACGGTTATCGAAGGACGACCAGATCCTGGATTTGAGCCAGTTGAAGTTGCCTTCTGACAATGAGGACGAAGAGGACGATTACGGCgaggatgaggatgagACGGACAGCTGCTTGGAGCTGGCACCATTACCCCACGACGAGATCGAGGTGtcggaagaagatgaggtgATGCTCACCGAGAAGGACAAGCTCCCGTCGTACCACGACGCCCACCACCAGGTGTTGGGATGTCCTCACTACCAGCGCAACTGTAAGATCGAGTGCCCCACCTGCTTGAAGTGGTTTCCATGTCGATTCTGCCATGATCAGGTATCGGATCATAAGCTTGTACGAAGCGACGTGCGCCATATCTTGTGCATGTTCTGTACCACTCCACAAGAACCCAATGAGCAGTATTGTATCGAATGCGAGAAGGAGCTTGCCAATTACGTATGCTTCAAGTGCAAGCTTTATGATAACGACTACAAAAAAGACATCTATCACTGTGACAAATGTGGCATTTGTCGGCTTGGGCTTGGACTTGGTAAAGACTACTTCCACTGTGATACTTGCAACATCTGCCTTTCAATAGACTTGAAACACAGCCACAAATGTCTAAATGATACCACCCACTGTGACTGTCCCATTTGCAGTGAGTATCTCTTCACGTCGGTTACAAAAGTGGTGTTTATGAAGTGTGGGCATCTGATCCACGACTTGTGCTACAAAGAACTCACCCAGCACTCGTACAAGTGTCCCATTTGTAAGAAGACAGTGGTGAACATGGATACTCAGTTCCGGATCCTCGACCAGGAGATTCTCCAACAGCCGTTGCCGTTGCCATATAAGCTCTGGAGGTGTATCGTCAGTTGCAACGACTGTAAAGGCAAGTGTAACGTTGCCTACCACTTGTTGGGCCTCAAGTGCAAGTACTGCAACAGCTATAATACCACCCAActcaagctcatcaaaCCAGAGGAAGAAACAGAGGATGAGGTGCCAGGTAATGATAGTGTGGACCGGATGAAGTTGGTGCAAACGAGTCTTCTGgacaactttttgatcGGTAATGATGTGGACCATGACGGTGAGGGTCATAACCGAAGCTTGACGGAGGGTGAGCTGGAGTTGGCAGATGTGagtgatgaggatgatAAAGCCCACGAGCAGAATTTGGTGAACATCAAGAGATTCACCCACCGGCTCCTCAATCGATCTGGAGATAATGAGATGTCTTATGTGACGTCTCTCTTCCAGCGGTACATCAACCAGACCTTGAAGAGTGATGGTGAGACAGACACAAGTAAAGAGATGCCTAGGGCATGA
- the NEM1 gene encoding Nuclear envelope morphology protein 1 (EggNog:ENOG503NV8A; BUSCO:EOG09263F3I; COG:K) — protein sequence MNSVKVLFSSIDNFIPNQDPPADPPADEASAELSQIYEDNEGENEAESRDLSESESPDPHNPSASDVSSVHKLGEEDESLNPHYSLHVLFQLLLRLPHLVVIKPLAFFWRLLLHPFSLILKSVDFDYAYHVDVQEKMDLIKHENILSNSIKSPTASSKYILPPPQRLFPLVRNPGKARRRKTLILDLDETLIHSLSKGSPRSLSGHDSNIIEIKLNSVATLYHVHRRPYCDYFLKEISKWFDLHIFTASVREYADPIIDWLENEAASDEKIFKKRYYRNDCTYRNGVGYIKDLTKFFPVEDLKNVIILDNSPVSYALNEDNGVMIEGWINDQNDKDLLNLLPMLHSLSLCIDVRFILGLRQGEKVFESYR from the coding sequence ATGAATTCCGTCAAGGTTCTCTTCAGCTCCATAGACAACTTCATACCGAACCAGGACCCACCGGCCGACCCGCCCGCGGACGAGGCCTCGGCTGAGTTGAGCCAGATCTACGAGGACAACGAGGGTGAGAACGAGGCCGAGTCCCGTGACCTCTCCGAGTCTGAGTCTCCTGACCCCCATAACCCCAGTGCATCCGATGTATCTTCTGTCCACAAACTcggagaagaagatgagctGTTGAACCCCCACTACTCCCTCCACGTTCTTTTCCAGCTCTTGCTCCGGCTCCCCCACCTCGTGGTGATCAAACCACTAGCATTTTTTTGGAGGTTGCTCCTCCACCCGTTTAGCCTCATATTGAAGTCAGTAGACTTTGACTACGCGTATCACGTGGACGTCCAGGAAAAAATGGACCTCATAAAGCACGAAAACATCCTCCTGAACTCCATCAAGTCGCCCACGGCTTCATCCAAGTACATACTCCCACCGCCGCAACGACTCTTCCCTCTCGTGCGAAATCCTGGCAAGGCCAGACGCCGCAAAACCTTAATTCTTGATCTCGACGAGACCTTGATCCACTCATTATCCAAGGGCCTGCCACGATCGTTGAGTGGCCATGACCTGAACatcattgaaatcaagttgaatagTGTGGCCACCTTGTACCATGTACATCGACGGCCATACTGTGATTATTTTTTGAAAGAGATCTCCAAGTGGTTTGACTTGCACATTTTCACCGCCAGTGTGCGGGAGTACGCCGACCCCATCATCGACTGGCTCGAGAACGAGGCTGCGAGTGACGAGAAGATATTTAAAAAACGTTACTACCGGAATGATTGCACCTACCGCAATGGCGTGGGGTACATTAAggacttgaccaagtttTTTCCGGTTGAAGACCTTAAGAACGTGATTATTTTGGACAACTCGCCCGTGAGCTATGCGTTGAATGAGGACAATGGAGTGATGATCGAAGGGTGGATCAATGATCAGAATGATAAGGATTTGTTGAATCTTTTACCAATGCTTCACAGTTTGTCTTTGTGTATTGACGTGCGGTTTATTCTTGGGTTGAGACAGGGAGAGAAGGTATTTGAGAGTTACCGTTGA
- the RPS6 gene encoding 40S ribosomal protein S6 (COG:J; EggNog:ENOG503NUD1), giving the protein MGRRKIEIQPLTDDRNRTVTFVKRKAGLFKKAHELAVLCQVELAVIIVGNNNKLYEFSSVDTNELIKVYQNTPKVHESKSPANYGNYKKKKYVKTRTMIHDDEEVDHDDDIEEEDGDGDYDSDTPEPPRKRSRQATRETRRVRPPAPNHISLTNVPTFNSFRNHAIKEEDEEDVRVARRGFRPESTTRPVLRVQIPTDAKGQSADSARTVTALETTHPVGGLPSKSSQMHTSDTPESSKSDMRAAAPGSVGSNGSVSGPSLNTPKFSSFGAFRSPATAKHLPALPIPIHSKSQTSSPSSATAPQLPTGGGGPGQFFNTLPQPSPSSQFPPGSMQTPIFNQMFANDQRYTSNMKKNLHYVARYVHLNISYPANGTQKSVEIDDDHKLAVFMEKRMGQEVEGDSVGDEFKGYIFKITGGNDKQGFPMKQGVMHPTRVRLLLTKGASCYRPRRNGERKRKSVRGCIVAQDLAVLSLAIVKQGDSEIEGLTDASVPKRLGPKRANNIRKFFGLTKEDDVREFVVRREVTKGERTYTKAPKIQRLVTPQTLQRKRALKAKKIQNAQVQRDAAAEYAQLLAQRLHERKAEKAEIKKRRASSLKA; this is encoded by the exons atgggaagaagaaaaatcGAAATCCAGCCTCTAACCGATGACCGGAACAGAACCGTCACCTTCGTCAAGAGAAAAGCCGGATTGTTTAAGAAAGCCCACGAGTTGGCTGTTTTATGCCAGGTCGAACTCGCAGTCATCATCGTGggaaacaacaacaagctcTACGAGTTCAGCTCCGTCGACACAAACGAACTCATCAAGGTATACCAAAATACTCCCAAAGTTCATGAATCAAAATCTCCTGCCAACTATGGGAACTACAAGAAAAAAAAGTATGTGAAGACTCGTACCATGATCCATGACGACGAGGAGGTGGACCACGATGACGACAtagaagaagaggatggtgatggtgattATGACAGCGATACGCCAGAGCCACCGAGAAAACGGTCCCGGCAGGCGACACGTGAGACCAGGCGAGTGCGGCCGCCGGCACCCAACCATATCTCGTTGACCAACGTACCAACGTTTAATTCGTTCCGCAACCACGCCATTAAAgaggaagacgaagagGACGTGAGGGTCGCTCGTCGTGGCTTCCGCCCTGAGTCCACCACCAGGCCGGTGCTACGGGTGCAGATCCCGACCGATGCCAAGGGCCAATCAGCTGATAGTGCCAGGACTGTTACGGCCCTTGAAACAACTCATCCAGTGGGAGGGCTTCCTTCCAAACTGCTGCAGATGCATACCAGTGATACCCCTGAAAGCTCCAAAAGTGACATGCGGGCAGCGGCCCCAGGGCTGGTGGGATCCAATGGATCTGTCAGTGGCCCTAGTTTAAATACCCCCAAATTCCTGAGTTTTGGAGCTTTTAGATCACCTGCCACCGCCAAACATCTTCCTGCATTGCCCATTCCTATCCACCTGAAGTCCCAGACACTGCTGCCACTGCTGGCCACTGCTCCTCAACTCCCAactggtggaggtggtCCCGGTCAGTTCTTCAATACTCTCCCACAACCATCACCCTCATCGCAGTTCCCTCCAGGATCCATGCAAACACCCATATTTAACCAGATGTTTGCCAACGACCAACG CTATACATCAAATATGAAG AAGAATTTACACTATGTGGCTCGTTACGTTCAT TTAAATATTTCTTATCCAGCTAACGGTACCCAAAAGAGTGTGGAAATCGATGATGACCACAAATTGGCTGTGTTCATGGAAAAGAGAATGggccaagaagttgaaggtgactctgttggtgatgagttcaagggttacatcttcaagatcacCGGTGGTAATGACAAACAAGGTTTCCCTATGAAACAAGGTGTTATGCACCCAACCAGAGTTAGattgttgttgaccaaaGGTGCTTCTTGTTAcagaccaagaagaaacggagaaagaaagagaaagagtGTCAGAGGTTGTATTGTTGCCCAAGACTTGGCTGTCTTGTCCTTGGCCATTGTCAAGCAAGGTGACAGTGAAATTGAAGGTTTGACCGACGCTTCTGTTCCAAAGAGATTGGGACCAAAGAGAGCTAACAACATCAGAAAGTTCTTTGGTTTGACCAAGGAAGACGATGTCAGAGAATTTGTTGTCAGAAGAGAAGTCACTAAGGGTGAAAGAACCTACACCAAGGCTCCAAAGATCCAACGTTTGGTGACTCCACAAACCTTGCAAAGAAAGAGAGCTTTGAAGGCCAAGAAGATCCAAAACGCCCAGGTCCAAAGAGATGCTGCTGCTGAGTATGCCCAATTGTTGGCTCAACGTTTACACGAACGTAAGGCTGAAAAGGCTGAAATTAAGAAGAGAAGAGCTTCCTCTTTGAAGGCTTAG
- the POX1_1 gene encoding fatty-acyl coenzyme A oxidase (COG:I; EggNog:ENOG503NUCQ): MTVTKVVNSSAPPAPKNFIQAERDAAVFNPEVMNYFLEGSQERSQETKAMIQQMERDPILAARSSDYDMTKAEARENTIAKINRLSRYIESETFDEFERRMSLISVFDPQLHTRVGVHLGLFIGCIRGNGTFAQMNYWVLEKESAFIKNIYGCFAMTELAHGSNVAGLETTATYDEDNDQFIINTPHVGATKWWIGGAAHSATHSSVYARLIVKGKDYGVKTFVVPLRDSNHELMPGVTVGDIGSKMGREGIDNGWIQFSNVKIPRFFMLQKYAKVDSNGNVEQAALNQLSYSALLGGRVVMVKDAFRWSSRVITIATRYGVGRRQFQAAKAKESDPESQLLDYPLHQRRLIPILAMCYAFSNGANVLADYAKEANEILDSAVANDDKAGIDRGVALAKSLFVASGSLKSTCTWLTLNNIDQCRQACGGHGYSAYSGFGKAYNDFAVQCTWEGDNNILGMSVGKQLVKNIKSVLEGGEKPEGILEFLNNAPKYINNKDAILDSDALSDTSKLLQAIQVVLIRGSYQCLKALEANGEDWDYIGADLVTLSKLLAHFFLLKAFLDKIDSMSSPDEKVLVEILDKLAQLYSATIVLEAFSGFFLSYSVISADAMTTLTTGRIQELCSQIRPHVIPLTDAFQLSDMMINSSLGGYDGNFYEEYFKIVKDNNPAPGSFHAPYTASIKAMLQRPSYDDRTRQEFTDETAESLDPEEDD, from the coding sequence ATGACCGTCACCAAAGTGGTCAACTCCAGCGCTCCTCCGGCGCCCAAAAACTTTATTCAGGCTGAGCGAGACGCAGCCGTTTTCAACCCTGAAGTCATGAACTACTTTCTCGAAGGATCGCAAGAACGGTctcaagaaacaaaagcCATGATTCAGCAGATGGAAAGAGACCCGATCTTGGCAGCCCGTTCCAGTGACTATGACATGACCAAGGCTGAGGCCAGAGAAAACACGattgccaaaatcaaccgGTTGCTGAGATACATTGAAAGTGAGAcatttgatgaatttgaaagaagaatgtCATTAATCTCGGTATTTGACCCCCAATTACACACCCGGGTGGGGGTGCATCTCGGATTGTTCATTGGATGCATCCGAGGTAACGGAACCTTTGCCCAGATGAACTACTGggtgttggagaaggaaaGCGCgtttatcaagaacatcTACGGGTGTTTTGCCATGACCGAATTGGCACACGGGTCCAACGTGGCGGGATTGGAAACCACCGCCACCTACGACGAGGACAACGAccagttcatcatcaacacgCCTCACGTCGGTGCTACCAAGTGGTGGATCGGAGGTGCAGCCCACTCGGCCACACACTCTTCTGTATACGCCAGATTAATTGTCAAGGGCAAGGACTATGGTGTCAAGACGTTTGTGGTGCCCTTGAGAGACTCCAACCACGAGTTGATGCCCGGGGTGACAGTGGGGGACATCGGGTCCAAGATGGGCagagaaggaattgacaATGGGTGGATCCAGTTTTCCAACGTCAAGATCCCCCGGTTCTTCATGTTACAGAAATATGCCAAGGTGGATTCCAACGGGAACGTGGAGCAGGCAGCTCTCAACCAGTTGTCGTACTCGGCGTTGTTGGGTGGCCGGGTGGTGATGGTTAAGGATGCGTTCAGATGGTCATCGCGGGTCATCACCATTGCTACTCGGTATGGAGTGGGTAGAAGACAGTTTCAAGCGGCCAAGGCCAAGGAACTGGACCCGGAGAGTCAGCTCTTGGACTACCCATTGCACCAACGGCGGTTGATTCCGATTTTGGCCATGTGTTATGCCTTCTCCAATGGAGCCAACGTGTTGGCCGACTACGCCAAAGAGGCCAACGAGATCTTGGACCTGGCGGTGGCCAACGACGACAAGGCCGGTATCGACCGCGGAGTCGCCTTGGCCAAGTCGTTGTTTGTGGCCAGTGGCTCGTTAAAGTCCACATGTACCTGGTTgaccttgaacaacattGATCAGTGTAGACAGGCGTGTGGGGGGCATGGCTACTCTGCCTATTCGGGCTTTGGAAAGGCCTACAACGACTTTGCCGTGCAGTGTACCTGGGAAGGTGATAACAATATCTTGGGAATGTCTGTGGGTAAGcaattggtgaagaatatcaaaTCAGTGTTGGAAGGTGGTGAAAAGCCTGAGGGaatcttggagttcttgaacaatgcTCCCAAgtacatcaacaacaaggatGCCATTTTGGACTCCGATGCGTTGTCAGACACCAGTAAGCTTTTGCAGGCGATTCAGGTGGTGTTGATCCGTGGGTCTTATCAATGTTTGAAGGCATTGGAGGCCAATGGTGAAGATTGGGATTATATTGGGGCTGACTTGGTGACgttgtccaagttgttggcccactttttcttgttgaaggcATTTTTGGACAAGATTGACTCCATGAGCTCGCCTGACGAAAAGGTGTTGGtggagattttggataAGTTGGCACAATTATACTCGGCCACCATTGTATTGGAGGCATTTTCCGGGTTCTTTTTGTCTTACTCGGTGATTCTGGCCGATGCCATGACCACCTTAACCACCGGTAGAATCCAGGAGTTGTGTAGCCAGATCCGGCCACACGTGATCCCCTTGACGGACGCGTTCCAGTTGTCAGACATGATGATCAACTCGTCCTTGGGAGGTTATGACGGGAACTTTTACGAGGAGTACTTTAAGATTGTCAAGGACAACAATCCGGCACCGGGAAGCTTCCATGCTCCATACACGGCCTCGATTAAGGCGATGTTGCAGAGACCTAGTTATGATGATCGGACGAGACAGGAGTTTACTGATGAGACAGCGGAGCTGTTGGACCCGGAAGAGGATGATTAG